Proteins from a genomic interval of Clostridium sp. 'deep sea':
- a CDS encoding ABC transporter ATP-binding protein, producing MARLIKILKPLAPIMAITIVFGVCGFLASISITTFGAVALTKKMGIDMGYTVTQALSIIVVCAVLRGFLRYVEQYSGHYIAFKILAILRDKVFKALRKLAPAKLEAKEKGNLISLITSDIELLEVFYAHTIAPITIAIITSVIIALVLANINIYFGLLSALFFIIVGYIIPVVSSKLGKNAGLVYRNEFAKTNSFLLDSLRGIKEILLFGEGDRRLNQINNNSETLNSKLKDIKSHEGLIKALTDMTILIAILTFLFGGVTLYQSNILNLGEVLVAIVLLASSFGPVVALSNLSNDLIHTFACAQRLFNILDETPAVNEIAGETKMQSHNIALNNVDFSYDSRDKLLSKVNLKINKGDKVAIIGPSGCGKSTLIKLLMRFWDVNLGSINFGNKNINTIATKTLRENQSLVSQETFLFNDTISNNIKIGNKNASHEQVVNACKKAAIHEFIKTLPKGYDTKVGELGGKLSSGEKQRLGIARAFIHDAPVLILDEPTSNLDTLNEAEILKSINDECKDKTIIIVSHRKSSVSFCDKKVFICKNQLSL from the coding sequence ATGGCCAGATTAATAAAAATTTTAAAACCCTTGGCACCCATAATGGCTATAACAATTGTTTTTGGAGTGTGTGGTTTTTTGGCTTCAATCTCCATAACAACCTTTGGGGCAGTAGCATTAACTAAAAAAATGGGAATAGATATGGGCTATACGGTAACTCAGGCCCTAAGTATTATAGTTGTTTGTGCTGTGTTAAGAGGTTTTTTAAGATATGTAGAGCAATACTCAGGGCACTATATAGCCTTTAAAATACTGGCCATTCTGAGAGACAAGGTGTTTAAAGCTTTAAGAAAATTAGCACCAGCAAAACTAGAAGCAAAGGAAAAAGGAAATCTAATATCTTTAATAACTAGCGATATAGAACTACTTGAAGTATTTTATGCCCATACAATCGCACCCATTACAATTGCTATAATAACTTCAGTAATTATTGCTCTTGTTTTAGCTAATATAAATATTTACTTCGGCCTATTATCAGCCTTATTTTTTATTATCGTTGGCTATATTATACCTGTAGTATCATCTAAATTAGGAAAAAATGCAGGTTTGGTATATAGAAATGAATTTGCTAAAACCAATAGCTTTTTATTAGACTCATTAAGAGGAATTAAAGAGATTCTATTATTTGGAGAAGGCGATAGAAGGCTTAACCAAATAAATAATAATAGTGAAACACTAAACTCTAAGCTAAAGGATATAAAATCTCATGAAGGTTTAATTAAAGCTTTAACCGACATGACCATTTTAATAGCTATTCTTACCTTTTTATTTGGGGGGGTAACTCTATATCAAAGTAATATACTAAACTTAGGTGAGGTTTTGGTAGCCATAGTATTACTAGCTAGCTCCTTTGGTCCGGTAGTGGCCTTAAGTAATTTATCCAATGATTTAATCCATACATTCGCATGTGCTCAAAGGCTATTTAACATATTAGATGAAACTCCTGCCGTAAATGAAATAGCAGGAGAAACAAAAATGCAGTCACATAATATTGCCCTAAATAATGTGGACTTTAGTTATGATTCAAGAGATAAATTATTAAGTAAAGTAAACCTTAAAATTAATAAAGGGGATAAGGTGGCTATAATTGGCCCTAGTGGCTGTGGTAAAAGTACTTTAATAAAGCTTTTAATGAGATTTTGGGATGTTAATTTAGGAAGCATAAATTTTGGAAACAAAAACATAAATACAATAGCAACTAAAACCCTTAGAGAAAACCAATCACTAGTGAGTCAAGAGACCTTTTTATTTAATGATACTATCAGTAATAATATAAAAATAGGCAATAAAAATGCAAGCCATGAGCAGGTCGTAAATGCCTGTAAAAAAGCAGCTATACATGAGTTTATAAAAACTCTACCAAAGGGTTATGATACAAAAGTAGGTGAGCTGGGTGGAAAATTATCATCAGGAGAAAAACAAAGGCTGGGTATTGCAAGAGCATTTATTCATGATGCTCCAGTACTTATTTTAGATGAACCCACAAGTAATTTAGACACCTTAAATGAGGCCGAAATACTCAAAAGCATAAACGATGAGTGTAAAGATAAAACCATAATAATAGTATCTCACAGAAAAAGCAGTGTTTCGTTTTGTGATAAAAAGGTATTTATATGTAAAAACCAATTATCATTATAA
- a CDS encoding ABC transporter ATP-binding protein/permease, which produces MMSKRLLSLNSAAKKWVAQTVLMKWIAIICNISIVLFIGYMVDKLYRNDFNFNLTLSIIFLAFMLLIRFICHRLSAKYSYYSSAEVKKSLRQSIYKKLLSLGVNYTDTISTSSTVQVAVDGVEALEVYFGRYLPQLFYSVLAPITLFAVVSFINLKVATVLILCVPLIPLSIMAFMKVAKKLLGKYWNIYTDLGDCFLENLQGLTTLKVFNIDEEKNREMNEQSESFRKITMKVLAMQLNSITLMDLIAFGGAAIGVLIALNEYSAGNISPGAVIIIILLSSEFFIPLRLLGSFFHVAMNGMAASDKIFNLLDQAVPQEQELTEKEQKAFNNISINFNKVEFSYDKERAVLKDINLSIKNKKMIALVGESGCGKSTITNLLLKLKTVDKGEITLNGININKIPFTELRKKIGFISHNSYIFNGTIEDNLRLGKYNASAQELTDALKKANLAGFVSELPNKLKTKVGEGGALLSGGQKQRLALARVLISNPEIIIFDEATSNIDVESEEKIWQSIYELAENKTLLVISHRLANVKKADNIYVLHKGVIIESGNHNELIKQKSKYYELLTQQEKLESIYNKRANIIESEEQLCG; this is translated from the coding sequence ATGATGAGCAAAAGATTACTATCATTGAATAGTGCAGCAAAAAAGTGGGTAGCACAAACAGTATTGATGAAATGGATAGCTATTATTTGTAATATCTCAATAGTATTGTTTATTGGTTATATGGTAGATAAACTATACAGAAATGATTTCAATTTTAATTTAACACTATCCATTATTTTTTTAGCTTTTATGTTACTTATAAGATTTATTTGCCATAGATTATCAGCAAAATATTCTTATTATTCATCAGCAGAGGTTAAAAAATCATTAAGACAAAGCATCTACAAAAAACTATTATCATTAGGTGTTAACTATACAGATACAATATCTACATCATCAACAGTTCAAGTAGCTGTAGATGGGGTAGAGGCTCTTGAAGTTTATTTTGGAAGATACCTTCCTCAGTTATTTTATAGTGTTTTAGCTCCTATTACCTTGTTTGCAGTAGTGTCATTTATAAACTTAAAGGTAGCTACGGTGCTTATTCTCTGTGTTCCTTTAATACCTCTTTCAATAATGGCATTTATGAAAGTAGCTAAAAAACTGTTAGGAAAATATTGGAATATATATACAGACCTGGGAGACTGCTTTTTAGAGAATCTTCAAGGGCTTACAACGCTAAAAGTTTTTAATATTGATGAAGAAAAAAATAGAGAGATGAATGAGCAATCCGAGAGTTTTAGAAAAATAACTATGAAAGTACTAGCAATGCAGTTAAATTCTATTACTCTTATGGACTTAATAGCCTTTGGTGGTGCAGCTATTGGTGTATTGATAGCACTAAATGAATATTCGGCAGGTAATATATCTCCTGGTGCAGTTATAATAATTATCTTGTTATCTTCGGAGTTTTTTATTCCATTAAGATTATTGGGTTCTTTTTTTCATGTAGCTATGAATGGCATGGCTGCCAGTGATAAAATATTTAACCTTTTAGATCAAGCCGTGCCACAAGAGCAAGAATTAACAGAAAAAGAGCAAAAAGCGTTTAACAATATAAGTATAAACTTTAATAAAGTAGAGTTTAGTTATGATAAAGAACGAGCAGTATTAAAAGACATAAATCTATCTATTAAAAATAAAAAAATGATAGCTTTAGTAGGTGAAAGTGGCTGTGGAAAAAGTACTATCACTAACTTACTACTAAAATTAAAAACAGTAGATAAGGGAGAAATCACTTTAAATGGAATCAATATAAATAAAATTCCCTTTACTGAACTGAGAAAAAAAATAGGTTTTATAAGCCATAACTCCTATATCTTTAATGGAACAATAGAAGATAACTTAAGGTTAGGTAAATACAATGCTAGCGCTCAAGAGTTAACTGATGCTCTTAAAAAAGCTAATTTAGCTGGCTTTGTTAGTGAACTGCCAAATAAGTTAAAGACTAAGGTAGGTGAGGGAGGCGCTCTTTTATCTGGAGGTCAAAAACAAAGATTAGCACTTGCCAGAGTTTTAATATCTAATCCAGAGATCATTATTTTTGATGAGGCAACCTCTAATATTGATGTAGAAAGTGAAGAGAAAATATGGCAGTCAATATACGAATTAGCTGAGAATAAAACACTATTAGTTATATCTCATAGATTAGCCAATGTAAAAAAAGCAGATAACATATATGTATTGCATAAAGGAGTTATCATTGAGAGTGGTAATCATAATGAACTTATTAAACAAAAATCAAAATACTATGAGTTGCTTACACAACAAGAGAAATTAGAGAGTATATATAACAAAAGAGCAAACATCATTGAAAGTGAGGAACAGCTCTGTGGATAA
- a CDS encoding YbaN family protein — protein sequence MKIIFLIIAFISFCIGLVGIVLPILPTTPFMLLTSFCLLKSSDKLNAKFQKTKFYQEHVKPLKENKGMTMKTKLIILIPVIIMLSLLFIFINSSIMRVVIVLLLITKIIVFAKIKTLKKEAVTNDEQKITIIE from the coding sequence ATGAAAATTATATTTTTAATAATAGCATTTATCTCTTTTTGTATAGGTTTAGTAGGAATAGTGTTACCTATTTTACCTACAACTCCGTTCATGTTACTTACATCATTTTGTTTACTTAAAAGTAGCGATAAATTAAATGCAAAATTTCAAAAAACTAAATTTTATCAAGAACATGTTAAACCCCTAAAAGAAAACAAAGGCATGACTATGAAAACAAAATTAATAATACTGATTCCCGTAATTATAATGTTATCTTTATTATTTATTTTTATAAATAGTTCAATAATGAGAGTTGTTATTGTACTTTTACTTATAACAAAAATAATAGTATTTGCAAAAATAAAAACACTAAAAAAGGAGGCTGTAACTAATGATGAGCAAAAGATTACTATCATTGAATAG
- a CDS encoding AraC family transcriptional regulator, translated as MNILKNIITDFYNCCNLPVLAVDTDFNEIARVGYKPALEQILNKNEVFKHIHFDSKDLLNLTLSYNNDINYLVVYISRFNKYRGYFIIGPFSYQKSNNNNIAFKPPSCIEYLPYIMLNIADSRFSKGMSNLRFNIHVKKAIQYIHENYTQSICLDNLCNHLAVNKSYFCKVFKKETGFTFTNFLNNYRVEKSKHLLANTSLSLLDVAVAVGFNIQNYYSTIFKRFVHKTPSEYRKSICM; from the coding sequence TTGAATATACTAAAAAATATTATTACCGACTTTTACAACTGCTGTAATTTACCCGTATTAGCAGTAGACACTGACTTTAATGAAATTGCTAGAGTTGGCTACAAGCCAGCTTTAGAACAAATACTTAATAAAAATGAGGTTTTTAAACATATTCATTTTGATTCTAAAGACTTACTTAACCTTACCTTAAGCTATAATAATGATATTAACTACCTAGTTGTTTATATATCTAGATTTAACAAATATAGAGGGTACTTTATTATTGGACCTTTTAGCTACCAAAAAAGTAATAACAATAATATTGCTTTTAAACCGCCAAGTTGTATCGAGTATTTGCCATATATAATGTTAAATATTGCAGACAGTAGATTTAGCAAAGGTATGAGTAACTTAAGGTTTAATATACACGTAAAAAAAGCTATTCAATATATTCATGAAAACTATACTCAATCTATTTGTTTAGATAATTTATGTAATCATTTAGCTGTGAATAAAAGCTACTTTTGCAAGGTGTTTAAAAAAGAAACAGGTTTTACTTTTACTAATTTTTTAAACAATTATAGGGTAGAAAAAAGCAAACATTTACTGGCAAATACCAGCTTATCTTTGCTTGATGTAGCGGTAGCAGTAGGCTTTAATATTCAAAATTACTACTCTACAATTTTTAAACGTTTTGTTCACAAAACTCCATCGGAATACCGCAAGAGTATATGCATGTAA
- a CDS encoding stalk domain-containing protein: MPYFKRTVIFIIAIVLILSSMSYYPVKTAFAISEIEKTAYEKIKDSITLYVGKKQALVKNIVVPVDNSVSSTRPFISGSRTFVPVRFVSEKLGAKVEWNGNTQTVLMKLGETSIKMKINKAEIVVNNKAIILDVAPMILNSRTYVPLRAISEAFNKHVFYDRSLIVISDSPVINKYYDTWLIDEIISWFKQGSFPWFHENIELSIQEIAKKERSVITVLGYDENKKVVSQGSGFAIAPGLYATCLHVVQACQSYKIFDNLGNEYPADGVIAYSEEFDLAILKAYRLTNIPALTLGSVANVLKGDAIVTISSPNGLINTVSQGIISNIYTENGIDIMQISAPIAPGSSGGAMFNKQGEVVGITATKLNNKALNFAIAADYLEPWLTEFKDKWPSEIPLVKPPIIVDPQATQLAAINEFKLDFKPTDLLVHPNKPLIYATDKVSKALYEINYETKKLTKITFSYVPESIIFAKEEVYVALLHHEHESWRDVQDQKGTIAIINATTFKIKDKLEIGLDPYDIAVDKHGNIYVSSGSGGSTYLRSYSRATKSLISSKMIQQKSNIEISPTANRIYCIDTSYYKHKIEYYSFLDNGVINYKSPFINDDYERDKNFKITPDGAFLFNGAGSIFYPSLSYAGDLGYKFNDIAFNLTNKQVYTSAYNGIIRVYDYTTFAFNQKLQINGEAERLFCKENKLYVLKSVDDSYYFSIYSIK, from the coding sequence ATGCCATATTTTAAACGCACAGTAATTTTTATAATAGCTATTGTTTTAATACTGTCAAGCATGAGCTACTATCCTGTTAAAACAGCATTTGCCATTAGTGAGATTGAAAAAACAGCCTATGAAAAAATTAAAGATTCAATTACTTTATATGTTGGAAAAAAACAAGCTCTAGTAAAAAATATTGTTGTTCCAGTAGATAATAGCGTTAGTAGTACCAGACCTTTCATTAGCGGTAGTCGTACATTTGTGCCTGTTCGCTTTGTATCTGAAAAATTAGGTGCAAAGGTTGAGTGGAACGGCAACACTCAAACGGTCTTAATGAAACTTGGTGAAACATCAATTAAAATGAAAATCAATAAAGCAGAAATAGTAGTAAACAATAAGGCTATAATCTTAGATGTAGCGCCAATGATTTTAAACTCTCGTACCTATGTTCCGCTTAGAGCTATTTCCGAAGCCTTTAATAAACACGTATTTTATGATAGAAGCTTAATAGTAATTAGTGATTCACCTGTTATTAATAAATACTACGATACTTGGCTAATCGATGAAATTATTAGCTGGTTTAAACAGGGTAGCTTTCCCTGGTTTCATGAAAATATTGAGTTATCTATTCAAGAGATAGCTAAAAAAGAACGTAGCGTGATAACAGTTTTAGGTTATGATGAAAATAAAAAAGTAGTAAGCCAAGGTAGTGGCTTTGCCATTGCTCCTGGTTTATATGCGACCTGCTTACATGTTGTACAAGCTTGTCAAAGCTATAAAATTTTCGACAATCTTGGAAACGAGTACCCAGCAGATGGTGTTATTGCATACTCCGAAGAATTTGATCTAGCTATTTTGAAGGCATATCGTTTAACAAATATACCAGCCCTTACCTTAGGAAGCGTTGCAAATGTATTAAAGGGAGATGCTATTGTAACTATAAGTAGTCCCAATGGATTAATTAATACTGTTTCTCAAGGGATTATAAGTAACATTTATACAGAAAATGGTATAGATATAATGCAGATTTCTGCTCCAATAGCCCCTGGTAGTTCTGGTGGAGCTATGTTTAATAAACAAGGGGAGGTAGTTGGAATAACTGCAACTAAGTTAAATAATAAAGCCTTAAATTTTGCGATAGCAGCAGATTACCTTGAGCCTTGGTTAACAGAGTTTAAAGATAAATGGCCAAGTGAAATACCTTTAGTTAAACCCCCAATAATTGTAGATCCGCAGGCTACTCAACTAGCTGCTATAAATGAGTTTAAGCTTGACTTTAAACCAACAGACTTGCTGGTACATCCCAATAAACCACTTATTTATGCTACTGATAAAGTGAGTAAAGCCCTTTATGAAATTAACTATGAAACTAAAAAGTTAACTAAAATTACTTTTTCATATGTACCAGAGTCAATAATCTTTGCTAAAGAAGAAGTGTATGTTGCTTTGTTACATCATGAACATGAATCATGGCGAGATGTGCAAGATCAAAAAGGCACAATAGCTATAATAAATGCCACCACCTTTAAAATAAAAGATAAACTAGAAATAGGACTTGATCCTTATGATATTGCTGTTGATAAACATGGTAATATTTATGTATCATCGGGGTCAGGTGGATCAACATATTTAAGAAGCTACTCTCGAGCTACTAAATCTTTGATTTCATCTAAAATGATTCAACAAAAGAGTAATATTGAAATAAGTCCAACAGCTAATAGAATATATTGTATAGACACCAGTTATTATAAACATAAAATTGAATATTACTCTTTTTTAGATAATGGTGTGATTAATTATAAAAGCCCCTTTATTAACGATGATTATGAAAGGGACAAAAATTTTAAAATAACACCAGATGGAGCTTTTTTGTTTAATGGAGCTGGTTCTATCTTTTACCCTTCTTTAAGTTATGCTGGAGATTTAGGATATAAATTTAATGATATAGCTTTTAATCTTACTAATAAGCAAGTTTATACTAGTGCGTATAATGGTATTATTAGGGTATATGATTATACTACATTTGCTTTTAATCAAAAACTGCAAATTAATGGTGAAGCAGAGCGTTTATTTTGCAAAGAAAATAAGTTATATGTTTTAAAATCTGTAGATGACTCTTATTATTTTTCAATATATAGTATAAAATAA
- a CDS encoding stalk domain-containing protein translates to MKRFKRTSLLFLAVLLILTNLFNYGVIIANANNEVVNSAYEKLYGSIALYVGSTQALVENTAVPVDTTVSSTKPIISNNRTLVPVRFVSEKLGAYVAWNSSTQTVSMKFNKTQISLRINDMQISVNNTKVTLDVAPIILNGRTYVPLRAISEAFGNHVFYYKRLIVISDTPIFNINNDTMVINEICNWFKQGKFPNYIKKELSLQEIAENEQSVVTVIGYDKNGQALIQGSGFAVAPGLFATCLHVLQECESYKIVDSSGNEYTAEGAVAYAEGLDLALLKSHQATDIPMLSIGGLANITKGDSIITISSPKGLTNSISQGIISNVHSRDGVSIVQFTAPIAPGSSGGALFNMYGEVIGVISFGYENSELNFAIPSQYLEYWLTSYQGKNLNDIALVTLPEVKEDDDGNNDVPPNTKQLTSTYETMLDFEPIDIAFNPTKPLIYAADKGNKLLYEINYETNKISKMPLSYMPEALTFANGQLYVALAHQPHSHTWWQEDQTGTVLIINPNTFTVADSLSVSIDPFDIAVDKQGYIYVSSGSGQWTNIHSYSPTTKSLISKANVYQKSNIEVNQVENKLYVTRIETSQREMGYYSLLNGQILQYQKYNNQGNVSITSKLVTGPDGAFVFNSWGVIFDSSLSYVGKLSFTFVDMAFNAYNNDIYTIAYSDIIYVYDYPSFEQKHILKVNRDAKRLFIKQDHLLTLELKNNRYYFSVYNLNLNS, encoded by the coding sequence ATGAAAAGATTTAAACGAACATCGCTGTTATTTTTGGCGGTATTGCTTATTTTAACAAACCTATTCAATTATGGTGTTATTATAGCTAATGCAAATAATGAGGTTGTTAACTCAGCATATGAAAAGCTGTATGGCTCAATAGCATTATATGTTGGAAGTACGCAAGCACTAGTAGAGAACACTGCTGTACCTGTTGATACTACTGTGAGTAGTACTAAACCTATAATTAGCAATAATCGTACTCTTGTACCTGTACGCTTTGTATCAGAAAAATTAGGGGCTTATGTAGCTTGGAACAGTAGTACTCAAACAGTATCAATGAAATTTAATAAAACACAAATTAGTTTACGTATTAATGATATGCAGATAAGTGTTAACAATACCAAAGTAACCTTAGATGTAGCTCCAATTATCTTAAATGGTCGCACTTATGTTCCACTTAGAGCAATTTCAGAGGCCTTTGGAAATCATGTATTTTACTACAAAAGGTTAATTGTTATAAGTGACACACCTATCTTTAATATTAATAATGATACTATGGTAATTAATGAAATTTGCAATTGGTTTAAACAAGGAAAATTCCCTAATTACATTAAAAAAGAGTTATCGCTACAAGAGATTGCTGAAAATGAGCAGAGTGTAGTAACTGTAATTGGTTATGATAAAAATGGTCAGGCTTTAATTCAGGGTAGTGGTTTTGCAGTTGCTCCTGGTCTTTTTGCTACCTGTCTTCATGTACTACAAGAATGTGAAAGCTATAAAATTGTAGATAGCTCTGGTAATGAGTATACTGCTGAGGGTGCTGTTGCTTATGCAGAGGGTTTAGATTTAGCTTTATTGAAGTCACACCAAGCTACTGATATTCCTATGTTATCTATAGGTGGTCTTGCTAATATCACTAAGGGTGACTCAATTATAACTATAAGCAGTCCAAAAGGACTAACAAATTCAATCTCTCAAGGAATTATTAGTAATGTTCATAGCCGCGATGGTGTTAGTATAGTTCAGTTTACAGCTCCTATAGCTCCAGGAAGTTCTGGTGGAGCTTTGTTTAATATGTACGGAGAGGTAATTGGGGTTATATCTTTTGGTTATGAAAATAGTGAGCTAAACTTCGCAATTCCTTCACAATATCTTGAGTATTGGTTAACATCATATCAGGGTAAAAACTTAAATGATATTGCCTTAGTAACACTACCCGAAGTAAAAGAAGATGATGATGGTAATAATGATGTACCACCCAATACTAAACAACTAACATCAACCTACGAAACCATGTTGGATTTTGAACCCATAGATATTGCATTTAACCCTACAAAACCACTTATATATGCCGCTGATAAAGGAAATAAGTTGCTATATGAAATTAACTATGAAACTAACAAAATATCCAAAATGCCCCTATCATATATGCCAGAGGCTTTAACATTTGCCAATGGTCAGTTATATGTTGCTTTAGCACATCAACCACATAGCCATACTTGGTGGCAAGAGGATCAAACAGGTACAGTACTCATTATAAATCCCAATACTTTTACCGTAGCAGATAGTTTAAGTGTAAGTATTGACCCTTTTGATATAGCTGTAGATAAACAAGGATATATCTATGTATCATCTGGCTCAGGTCAGTGGACAAATATTCATAGCTACTCACCAACTACTAAGTCTTTGATATCAAAAGCAAACGTATACCAAAAGAGTAACATTGAAGTTAATCAAGTAGAGAATAAATTATATGTTACAAGAATAGAGACTTCTCAACGTGAAATGGGCTATTACTCTTTATTGAATGGCCAAATACTGCAATATCAAAAATATAATAACCAGGGAAATGTTAGCATAACTTCTAAGTTAGTAACAGGGCCAGATGGTGCATTTGTGTTTAATAGTTGGGGAGTCATTTTTGACTCGTCATTGAGTTATGTTGGTAAACTAAGTTTTACATTTGTTGATATGGCTTTTAATGCTTATAACAACGATATATATACTATTGCTTATAGTGACATTATTTATGTGTATGATTACCCAAGTTTTGAGCAAAAACATATCTTAAAAGTTAACCGAGATGCAAAGCGATTATTTATTAAACAAGACCATTTGCTTACACTAGAGTTGAAAAATAATCGTTACTATTTTTCTGTATATAATCTTAACTTGAACTCATAG